One window of Lawsonibacter asaccharolyticus genomic DNA carries:
- a CDS encoding V-type proton ATPase E subunit, whose product MDGLEKITARISADADAEIQAIRDKAQAQAEELLAQARAQAEKEKGELLARGRRSAEERKARLISAAQMEGRKMSLAAKQEVLDEAFRQALEEMCSLPEEQYIQLLARLAVQASSTGREQLIFSPKDRTRIGKAVVMAANDALVKQVAPELPDAITDSKVGAFLGKVVNSAAAQITGTGLLTLSEETRPIRGGFIMVDGPVEVNCAFEAMVRAQREQLEKPVAEILFQK is encoded by the coding sequence CGCCGACGCGGACGCGGAGATCCAGGCCATTCGGGACAAGGCCCAGGCCCAGGCGGAAGAACTGCTGGCCCAGGCCAGGGCCCAGGCGGAGAAGGAGAAGGGCGAGCTGCTCGCCCGGGGCCGCCGGTCCGCGGAGGAGCGGAAGGCCCGCCTGATCTCTGCCGCTCAGATGGAGGGGCGGAAGATGTCCCTGGCTGCCAAGCAGGAGGTGCTGGACGAGGCGTTCCGCCAGGCTCTGGAGGAGATGTGCTCGCTGCCGGAGGAGCAGTACATCCAGCTGCTGGCCCGCCTGGCGGTGCAGGCGTCCTCCACCGGCCGGGAGCAGCTGATCTTCTCCCCCAAGGACCGGACGCGCATCGGCAAGGCGGTGGTGATGGCGGCCAACGACGCTCTGGTGAAGCAGGTGGCCCCGGAGCTGCCCGACGCCATCACCGACTCCAAGGTGGGGGCCTTCCTGGGCAAGGTGGTCAACAGCGCTGCGGCGCAGATCACCGGCACCGGGCTTTTGACCCTGTCCGAGGAGACGAGGCCCATCCGGGGCGGCTTCATCATGGTGGACGGCCCGGTGGAGGTCAACTGCGCCTTTGAGGCCATGGTGCGTGCCCAGCGGGAGCAGCTGGAAAAGCCGGTGGCGGAGATCCTGTTTCAAAAGTGA